TCAGCCTTAGATATACAAACATTAAATGAATTAGCCCTAAAAAACGAATACGATGTAAGTGCTATTTCTTTTGCACTTTACCCTTTAATAGCAAGTGAATATGCTTTGTTAAAAACCGCTGTTAGTTTTGGGCAAGGTTATGGGCCAAAATTAATCAAAAAAAAGGATAAAAAATTAAAATCAAATTTTAAAGTGGCTTTAAGTGGCGCACATACTAGCAATGCTTTGATTTTTCGTATAAAATACCCACAAGCTAGGATAATTTATAAAAATTTTTTAGAAATTGAAAAGGCAGTTTTAGATGATGAAGTTGATGCGGGAGTTTTAATCCATGAAAGCATTTTAGAATTTGATAAAAATTTATGCGTTGAAGCTGAACTTTGGGATATATGGCAAGAATTAGCAAAAGAAGATTTGCCTTTGCCTTTAGGTGGCATGGCACTTAGAAGATCTTTGCCTTTAAATGATGCTATAGCTATAGAAAAGGATTTAATAAAAGCTGTAAAATTAGCCCATTATAATAAAAAAATTCTAGCCCCTATGCTAATGGAAAGAAATTTAATACGCGTTGATGAACAAAAATTAGACAAATATCTAAATTTATATGCTAATGAAAATTCTATACAAATGAATGATCAACAATACAAAGGCATTGATAAGCTTTTTGAACTAGGTTTTAATCATGGTTTTTATGAAAAATTAATCAAAAGCAAGGATTATCTTATACCAAGTGAGTATGAAGAATTTAGAAATTCTTGATAGAATTTTAATTTTAAGGAGAAAAGATGGAGAGTACTTTAGTAGCTTTAGGTGTTCAAACTTTTAAAATCACGCTTATGCTTTCTTTGCCTATGCTTTTAGCAGGGCTTATTGCAGGGCTTATCATAAGTATTTTTCAAGCTGTAACACAGATTAACGAAGCTACACTTTCTTTTGTGCCAAAAATTTTACTCGTTGTTGTGGTTATAGTATTTTTGATGCCTTGGATGGTAAGTTCTATGATAGATTTTACCACTAATATACTTAATCAAATCCCAAGTTTTATACGATGATTATTGATTTTTCCAAGTATTCTTCTGTGCGTATAGGAGGAAAATTTGAAGTAGAAGTGCTTGAAGAATTTTGCGAATTTGATGGTTTTTTAATAGGTGGAGCCAATAATCTTTTAATCTCACCCAAGGCCAAAAAACTTGGGATTTTAGGAAAAAAATTTGATTATATCCATATTTTAGATCAAAATGAAAAAGGTATGTTTTTAGAAATAGGCTCAATGTGTAAATCTTTTAAAATTTATCAATTTAGCAAAGAAAATAATCTCAAAGGTTTTGAATTTTTAAAAAGCATACCTGGGACTTTGGGCGGAATTTTAAAAATGAATGCGGGCTTAAAAGATGAGGATATTAGTAAAAATTTAATTAGCATTCAAACTTATAATAAAGAAATTTTAAAACAAGAAATAGCCTTTGCTTATAGGTTTAATCCTATCAAAGAAACGATGTTTAGCGCGAGATTTTTTTTAGAATATGGTTTTGATTTAGCAAAAGTTGCAATTTTTGATAATGCAAGAAAAAATCAACCCAAAGGTGCTAGCTTTGGCTCGGTTTTTAAAAATCCTAAAAATGATCATGCAGGAAGGCTTATCCAAGCTGTTGGTTTAAAAGGTTTTAGCAAAAACGATGCAATGTTTAGCAATATCCATGCAAATTTTTTAATCAATAAAAAAAATGCGAGTTTTGAAGATGCTTTATTTTTGATAGAACTTGCCAAAAAAAGAGTATTTGAAGAATTTGGGTTAAATTTAGAAGAAGAAGTGGTGATTATATAGTATTTTTTATATCATCATATAAAATATTTGCTATATCTTTTATGAGTTCTTGATAAGATTTATATTTATCTTTAGCACTAAATGAACTTGAAATATTAAGAATTTTATGATCTTTTAACTTACTAGTTTTGGCATTATAAATTTTATACTCTATATGAGCTTTAACATCAAAATTAGAAAAAAACAAAAAATTTTGTTGATTTGCTTGTATGTTTTTTAAGTCTAGTAAAATAATGAAATTTGCTTTTTTAAAATGATTAAATTCTAAAAATTCTTCTGCATTAATGAAATTTTTATCAGCTTGTAAGATATTTTGACTATTGATATAGCTTTGATTTTCTTTTTGACTAAGCAAGGTGAAATTATTTTGTTTATTAATGATAGAGCTTAGTTCTTTTAAAGTGTCTTTAGCCATTGTTTTTGCGTTTATTTTTAGATTAGAAAAATAAAAATTATATTCTTTTTCATAACTTGGAATCAAAGCAAGAGTATAAATTTCAGAAAGCTTGTTGTAGTTTATGTTTTGGTTAAGATTAATAATATGAAAATCATCGTTATTTTGCATTTTAATAATTTTTTTATTTGCAAAAGAACTAGCATAAATAGCACTTAAAAAACATAAAAATACTAAAAATACTCTCATTAAAAACCTTTTAGTTTAAATTCGGTTTTAGCAAAGGCTATAAAGCTTGGAAGTTTAAAATCCATAGTATTGTAATCTAAAGAGT
The genomic region above belongs to Campylobacter peloridis LMG 23910 and contains:
- a CDS encoding menaquinone biosynthesis family protein: MKNITIAHSPDADDIFMYMAVKFGWVGNSYKYKNSALDIQTLNELALKNEYDVSAISFALYPLIASEYALLKTAVSFGQGYGPKLIKKKDKKLKSNFKVALSGAHTSNALIFRIKYPQARIIYKNFLEIEKAVLDDEVDAGVLIHESILEFDKNLCVEAELWDIWQELAKEDLPLPLGGMALRRSLPLNDAIAIEKDLIKAVKLAHYNKKILAPMLMERNLIRVDEQKLDKYLNLYANENSIQMNDQQYKGIDKLFELGFNHGFYEKLIKSKDYLIPSEYEEFRNS
- the fliQ gene encoding flagellar biosynthesis protein FliQ; translation: MESTLVALGVQTFKITLMLSLPMLLAGLIAGLIISIFQAVTQINEATLSFVPKILLVVVVIVFLMPWMVSSMIDFTTNILNQIPSFIR
- a CDS encoding UDP-N-acetylmuramate dehydrogenase, whose product is MIIDFSKYSSVRIGGKFEVEVLEEFCEFDGFLIGGANNLLISPKAKKLGILGKKFDYIHILDQNEKGMFLEIGSMCKSFKIYQFSKENNLKGFEFLKSIPGTLGGILKMNAGLKDEDISKNLISIQTYNKEILKQEIAFAYRFNPIKETMFSARFFLEYGFDLAKVAIFDNARKNQPKGASFGSVFKNPKNDHAGRLIQAVGLKGFSKNDAMFSNIHANFLINKKNASFEDALFLIELAKKRVFEEFGLNLEEEVVII